One Luteibacter sp. 9135 DNA segment encodes these proteins:
- a CDS encoding polyhydroxyalkanoic acid system family protein, with the protein MARIDIRRPHGKTVAEARAVVEKVAARMSEKFGTEGRWDGDTMSFARSGVKGAIAVSPSDVHVTAELGMLLSPLKGTIEEEIRKKLDEHFA; encoded by the coding sequence ATGGCAAGAATCGATATTCGCCGCCCGCATGGCAAGACCGTCGCGGAAGCACGCGCCGTGGTCGAGAAAGTGGCCGCCCGCATGAGCGAGAAATTCGGTACCGAGGGTCGCTGGGACGGCGACACGATGAGCTTTGCCCGCTCCGGCGTAAAGGGTGCCATCGCCGTGTCGCCGTCCGACGTGCACGTCACCGCCGAGCTGGGCATGCTGCTGTCGCCCCTGAAGGGCACCATCGAGGAAGAGATCCGAAAGAAGCTGGACGAGCACTTCGCCTGA
- the yjjX gene encoding inosine/xanthosine triphosphatase encodes MTSRSVLKVIVGSRNPVKIGAVRNALATLFPEHVLACEGMHAPSGVADQPMTATETRQGAIQRMQYCQRHGGEADFHVALESGIDMGEDGPGTVGYVAIAGGDHVSVGRSAWLPLPPIAYEALLEGEELGDVMDRLFGTVNVKQQGGAMGLVTRGHATREGAYTQALLLAMAPFLNPDLYGLASRVVP; translated from the coding sequence ATGACATCCCGCTCGGTGCTCAAGGTCATTGTCGGCTCGCGCAATCCGGTCAAGATCGGCGCGGTACGCAACGCGCTCGCAACGCTCTTTCCCGAGCATGTCCTCGCCTGCGAAGGCATGCATGCGCCATCCGGCGTCGCCGATCAGCCGATGACCGCGACGGAGACGCGTCAGGGCGCCATCCAGCGCATGCAGTACTGCCAGCGACACGGTGGTGAGGCCGACTTCCATGTCGCGCTGGAAAGTGGGATCGACATGGGTGAGGACGGTCCAGGCACGGTCGGTTACGTGGCCATCGCCGGGGGCGACCACGTATCCGTAGGGCGCAGCGCCTGGCTGCCCTTGCCGCCGATTGCGTACGAGGCCCTGCTCGAGGGCGAAGAGTTGGGTGACGTGATGGACCGGCTGTTCGGCACGGTCAACGTCAAGCAGCAAGGAGGCGCCATGGGCCTCGTCACCCGTGGTCATGCCACTCGCGAGGGCGCGTACACGCAGGCCCTGCTGCTGGCGATGGCGCCGTTCCTGAACCCCGATCTCTACGGTTTGGCTTCGCGAGTCGTCCCGTAA
- the hisC gene encoding histidinol-phosphate transaminase: protein MTVGFDATALANRATAALRAYDPGHDLPALRRRFGATIAELGSNENPLGPSPMAMQAATRVLQDMWRYPDPTGTALKACLSTELGIAPAGITLGNGSHELLMLLAQCFADAEHPVVFSQYGFAVFPIAAAAAGAQGIAVPALSADHPQAPYGHDLEAIAHAVTPATRLVYLANPNNPTGTWFTAAALAAFLGRVPPSTLVVVDEAYHEYVDAAGPATAIALMDRFPNLVVTRTFSKAHGLAGLRVGYMASHPSVAAVCERLRESFNVNAVALAAAEAALADRTHRDRVREVNAGDRAWLADALTARGMRVLPSQANFLLVDLGRDAAPVEAHLFERGVIVRPMGGYRLPHTVRISIGSRAELHRLLENLP from the coding sequence GTGACCGTCGGGTTCGACGCGACCGCGCTCGCGAACCGGGCGACGGCCGCGCTGCGCGCATACGATCCAGGCCACGACCTGCCCGCGCTGCGGCGACGCTTCGGCGCGACCATCGCCGAGTTGGGCTCGAACGAGAATCCACTCGGCCCCAGTCCAATGGCTATGCAGGCGGCCACACGGGTGCTGCAGGACATGTGGCGCTACCCCGACCCGACCGGCACGGCGCTCAAGGCGTGCCTCTCGACCGAGCTGGGCATCGCACCGGCAGGCATCACGCTCGGCAACGGCTCGCACGAACTGCTGATGCTGCTGGCGCAGTGCTTCGCCGACGCCGAGCACCCGGTGGTGTTCTCGCAGTATGGTTTCGCGGTGTTCCCCATCGCCGCCGCGGCGGCCGGTGCGCAGGGCATCGCCGTGCCCGCTTTGTCGGCCGACCATCCCCAGGCGCCTTACGGGCACGACCTGGAGGCGATCGCGCACGCTGTCACCCCCGCGACGCGGCTGGTTTACCTCGCCAACCCCAACAACCCGACCGGTACCTGGTTCACGGCCGCCGCGCTCGCCGCGTTCCTCGGGCGCGTTCCGCCGTCAACCCTGGTGGTAGTGGACGAGGCGTACCACGAGTACGTGGACGCCGCTGGTCCCGCAACCGCCATCGCCCTGATGGATCGCTTCCCCAACCTCGTCGTGACCCGCACCTTTTCCAAGGCGCACGGCCTGGCCGGGCTGCGTGTCGGCTACATGGCCAGCCATCCGTCGGTGGCGGCGGTGTGCGAGCGGCTGCGCGAATCGTTCAACGTCAACGCCGTGGCCCTGGCCGCCGCGGAGGCCGCGCTCGCAGATCGTACGCATCGCGATCGCGTGCGCGAGGTCAACGCGGGCGACCGTGCTTGGCTGGCCGATGCGCTGACCGCGCGCGGCATGCGCGTGCTGCCGTCGCAGGCGAACTTCCTGCTGGTCGACCTGGGGCGCGACGCCGCGCCCGTCGAAGCCCATCTGTTCGAGCGCGGCGTGATCGTGCGGCCCATGGGCGGCTACCGCCTGCCCCATACGGTCCGCATCAGCATCGGCAGCCGTGCCGAACTTCACCGTCTACTGGAGAACCTGCCATGA
- the uvrC gene encoding excinuclease ABC subunit UvrC — MEHTESHPFDGKAFVRHLTTSPGVYRYFDAEDELLYVGKAANLKKRVSNYFLKPPMDPRIASMVSQIARAEVTLTRTAGEALLLESQLIKSLKPRYNIVLRDDKSYPYIYLSSTDEYPRLGFHRGAKTASGRYFGPYPSTFAVRESLGLMQKLFKVRQCEDSYFRNRSRPCLQHQIGRCSAPCVRLIDVPDYRNDVRHAEMFLEGRSSAVIDELAVAMETASQSLHFERAATLRDQVAALRRLQAQHFVQGASADMDVIACSMEGGMACVSVLFFRNGVSLGSRDFFPRLGTDASIPDVLAQFIAQYYLERQVPRELVLSDDVEDIEVLAGVLSEHAGHTVSLKPSVRGERARFLEMAQRNAGAALTSRLASRHTLLARFDDLQKVLELTEMPRRLECFDISHTMGEATVASCVVFGPEGPEKSHYRRFNIAGITPGDDYAAMHQALTRRFKKVVEGGVRPDILLIDGGTGQVGQAVDVLRELGVEGIRVVGVAKGPGRRAGEETLVLADSGRTLHPGTSSPALHLVAAVRDEAHRFAISGHRRRREAARERSTLEDVAGVGARRRAALLKAFGGLAGVEAAGVEELMSVKGIDRGLAERIYAMLHP, encoded by the coding sequence ATGGAGCACACCGAGTCGCACCCCTTTGACGGCAAGGCCTTCGTCCGCCACCTGACCACCTCGCCCGGCGTCTACCGCTATTTCGATGCGGAGGACGAGTTGCTGTACGTCGGCAAGGCCGCCAACCTCAAGAAGCGCGTCAGCAACTACTTCCTGAAGCCGCCCATGGACCCGCGCATCGCCTCGATGGTGTCGCAGATCGCGCGGGCGGAAGTGACCCTGACCCGCACCGCGGGCGAGGCGCTGCTGCTCGAATCACAGCTGATCAAGTCGCTGAAGCCGCGTTACAACATCGTCCTGCGCGACGACAAGAGTTATCCCTACATCTATCTGTCCAGCACCGATGAGTATCCGCGGCTTGGCTTCCATCGGGGTGCCAAGACCGCGTCGGGGCGCTACTTCGGTCCCTATCCGAGCACGTTCGCCGTCCGCGAGAGCCTGGGCCTGATGCAGAAGCTGTTCAAGGTGCGCCAGTGCGAGGACAGCTATTTCCGGAACCGTTCGCGCCCCTGCCTGCAACACCAGATCGGCCGGTGCAGCGCGCCCTGCGTGCGCCTGATCGACGTGCCGGACTACCGCAACGACGTGCGTCACGCCGAGATGTTCCTGGAAGGGCGCAGCAGCGCCGTGATCGACGAGCTGGCCGTGGCCATGGAAACCGCCAGCCAGTCGCTGCACTTCGAGCGTGCCGCCACCCTGCGTGACCAGGTGGCCGCCCTGCGCCGGCTCCAGGCCCAGCATTTCGTGCAGGGGGCGAGCGCGGACATGGACGTCATCGCTTGCAGCATGGAAGGGGGGATGGCCTGCGTCAGCGTGCTGTTTTTCCGCAACGGCGTCAGCCTGGGATCGCGCGATTTCTTCCCGCGGCTGGGTACGGATGCATCGATCCCCGATGTCCTCGCGCAGTTCATCGCCCAGTACTACCTCGAGCGCCAGGTGCCGCGCGAGCTGGTGCTCAGCGACGACGTGGAAGACATCGAGGTGCTGGCCGGCGTGCTGTCGGAGCATGCCGGGCACACGGTGTCGCTCAAGCCCAGCGTGCGCGGCGAGCGCGCCCGCTTTTTGGAAATGGCCCAGCGTAATGCGGGCGCGGCGCTGACCTCGCGCCTGGCCAGTCGGCACACGCTGCTGGCGCGTTTCGACGACTTGCAGAAGGTGCTCGAGCTGACCGAGATGCCGCGACGCCTCGAGTGCTTCGACATCAGCCACACCATGGGTGAGGCCACGGTGGCTTCCTGCGTGGTCTTCGGTCCCGAGGGCCCGGAAAAGTCGCACTACCGACGCTTCAACATCGCCGGGATCACCCCGGGCGACGACTACGCCGCCATGCACCAGGCACTGACCCGGCGCTTCAAGAAGGTCGTGGAGGGCGGTGTGCGGCCCGATATCCTGCTGATCGACGGCGGCACGGGCCAGGTGGGGCAGGCGGTGGATGTCCTGCGCGAGCTCGGCGTCGAGGGCATCCGTGTCGTCGGCGTGGCCAAGGGCCCCGGCCGCCGTGCCGGCGAGGAAACCCTCGTGCTCGCCGACAGCGGCCGGACCTTGCACCCCGGCACCTCGTCGCCGGCCCTGCACCTCGTGGCCGCGGTCCGTGACGAAGCGCACCGTTTTGCGATCAGTGGCCATCGCCGCCGTCGTGAAGCGGCCCGCGAACGCAGTACGCTGGAGGACGTGGCCGGCGTGGGCGCGCGCCGACGCGCGGCCCTGTTGAAGGCCTTCGGTGGACTGGCGGGCGTGGAAGCGGCCGGCGTCGAGGAATTGATGAGCGTGAAGGGCATTGATCGCGGGCTCGCGGAGCGCATCTATGCCATGCTGCATCCCTGA
- a CDS encoding FHA domain-containing protein, which produces MRIEFVSSARGDFHWSRPVLTIGRGEDNDLVVSENHVAARHVTLHRDRRGMVLEVAPSTGRVYVNARPVRERAILRPGDSLSLGDCRMLLRDDADLDARPTVEPTDARCTVALRPVAGPLSGRVITVGDRLELGATHGALPLELPGNDVALLVLAWEDGELILDGSRVPARHAVRVNGITAVRAVLQPGDQIGLAAHRFVVDAPGWSAEPPVVLPGPAPTVDPGSEDAAGARGDVWWLILTAALLAVGIALVLFVKL; this is translated from the coding sequence ATGCGCATCGAATTCGTCAGCTCGGCTCGCGGTGATTTCCATTGGTCACGGCCCGTGCTCACGATCGGCCGTGGCGAGGACAACGACCTGGTCGTGTCCGAAAACCACGTTGCCGCCAGGCACGTCACCCTCCATCGCGACCGTCGCGGCATGGTGCTGGAGGTGGCCCCGTCCACGGGGCGTGTCTACGTCAACGCCCGCCCCGTGCGCGAACGCGCGATCCTGCGCCCCGGCGACAGCCTGTCGCTAGGCGACTGCCGCATGTTGCTGCGCGACGATGCCGACCTCGACGCCCGGCCCACCGTGGAGCCGACGGACGCCCGTTGCACCGTCGCGTTGCGGCCGGTGGCCGGCCCCTTGTCCGGCCGTGTCATTACCGTGGGCGATCGTCTCGAACTGGGCGCCACGCATGGTGCCTTGCCGCTCGAATTACCCGGCAACGATGTCGCCCTGCTGGTGCTGGCGTGGGAGGACGGCGAGCTGATCCTCGATGGCTCACGCGTTCCGGCGCGCCATGCCGTACGCGTCAACGGCATCACCGCCGTGCGCGCGGTGTTGCAGCCGGGCGACCAGATCGGTCTGGCCGCGCATCGCTTCGTGGTCGATGCCCCGGGCTGGTCGGCGGAGCCACCGGTGGTGCTGCCCGGGCCCGCTCCCACGGTCGACCCCGGCAGTGAAGACGCCGCCGGCGCACGCGGCGACGTGTGGTGGCTGATCCTCACCGCGGCGTTGCTTGCCGTGGGTATCGCACTGGTGCTGTTCGTCAAGCTCTGA
- the aroA gene encoding 3-phosphoshikimate 1-carboxyvinyltransferase — MSRMDWQSRTGRPLYGEITVPGDKSVSHRALMFGALAEGVTHIRGFLEGEDTRATAAILGTLGVRFDTPAPGERVVHGVGLHGLRGSTDNLDCGNAGTGMRLLAGLLAGQAFDSTLVGDTSLSQRPMRRVTDPLALMGASIDSADGKPPLRIHGGGRLKGIRYQPPVASAQIKSALLLAGLYAEGSTEVIEPHPTRDYTESMLKAFGWPIEYSPGKAKLEGGHRLTAVDVDVPADFSSAAFFIVAACVVPGSHVRIKGVGLNPRRTGLLAALELMGADIAVENERSSGGEDIGDLVVKYAPLHGVALPLDIVPDMIDEFPALFVAAAVAEGMTTIRGAAELRVKESDRIASMANGLKACGVLIDELPDGAMIRGGSIGGGHVDSHGDHRIAMSFAVAGLVASAPIVIGDCANVATSFPGFMALANGLGFDLSDTVTSA, encoded by the coding sequence ATGAGCCGCATGGACTGGCAAAGCCGCACGGGCCGCCCCCTGTACGGCGAGATCACGGTACCGGGCGATAAATCCGTATCCCATCGCGCGCTGATGTTCGGCGCGCTGGCCGAGGGCGTCACCCACATCCGCGGTTTCCTTGAAGGCGAGGACACCCGCGCCACCGCGGCGATCCTGGGCACGCTGGGCGTGCGTTTCGACACGCCGGCCCCGGGCGAGCGCGTGGTGCATGGCGTGGGCCTGCATGGCCTACGCGGCAGCACGGACAACCTGGATTGCGGCAACGCGGGCACCGGCATGCGCCTGCTCGCCGGGCTGCTGGCCGGGCAGGCGTTCGACAGCACGCTGGTCGGCGACACCTCGCTGTCGCAGCGACCGATGCGTCGTGTCACCGATCCGCTGGCGCTGATGGGTGCCTCGATCGACAGCGCTGACGGCAAGCCGCCGTTGCGCATCCACGGCGGTGGGCGGCTCAAGGGCATCCGCTACCAGCCGCCCGTGGCGAGCGCGCAGATCAAGTCGGCGCTGCTGCTGGCCGGCCTTTACGCCGAGGGCAGCACCGAGGTGATCGAGCCGCATCCCACCCGCGACTACACCGAAAGCATGCTCAAGGCGTTCGGCTGGCCGATCGAGTATTCGCCGGGCAAGGCGAAGCTGGAAGGTGGCCATCGCCTCACCGCGGTGGACGTGGACGTGCCGGCGGATTTCTCGTCGGCGGCCTTCTTTATCGTCGCAGCCTGCGTGGTGCCCGGTTCCCACGTGCGCATCAAGGGCGTGGGCCTCAACCCGCGCCGTACCGGACTGCTGGCCGCGCTCGAACTCATGGGCGCGGACATCGCCGTGGAAAACGAGCGCAGCAGCGGTGGCGAGGACATCGGCGACCTGGTGGTCAAATACGCGCCGCTGCATGGTGTGGCCTTGCCGCTGGATATCGTCCCCGACATGATCGACGAGTTTCCCGCGTTGTTCGTCGCCGCAGCCGTGGCCGAGGGCATGACCACGATTCGCGGCGCGGCGGAGTTGCGGGTGAAGGAGTCTGATCGCATCGCCAGCATGGCCAACGGGCTGAAGGCTTGCGGTGTGCTGATCGATGAACTGCCGGATGGCGCGATGATCCGTGGCGGCAGCATCGGCGGCGGCCACGTCGACAGCCATGGCGATCACCGCATCGCCATGAGCTTCGCCGTTGCCGGCCTGGTCGCTAGCGCACCGATCGTCATCGGCGACTGCGCCAACGTCGCCACCTCGTTTCCCGGCTTCATGGCGCTGGCCAACGGGCTGGGCTTCGACCTGTCGGATACCGTGACGTCCGCGTAG
- the serC gene encoding 3-phosphoserine/phosphohydroxythreonine transaminase produces MTRAWNFSAGPAALPEAVLRRAQSELLDWNGTGASVMELSHRGKDFMALAASAEARLRRLMAVPEGYTVLFLQGGATQHFAQIPMNLAGADASADYIVTGHWGEKAVREASPYLTARVAATSEDARYLALPARDTWQLDPRAAYLHYTPNETIHGVEFHDVPDAGDVPLVADMSSNILSRPVDVSRFGLIYAGAQKNIGPSGLVVMIIRDDLLAREGRPMAKIFRYAEHAANDSMLNTPNTWGWYLAGLTFEWLEDQGGLEAMGERNARKAATLYAAIDGSGGFYRSPVAVASRSRMNVPFTLHNSALDAAFLTESAAAGLLALKGHKAVGGMRASLYNAVPQYAVDVLVNFMRDFTARHG; encoded by the coding sequence ATGACAAGAGCCTGGAACTTCAGCGCAGGCCCGGCGGCCCTGCCGGAAGCGGTGCTGCGCCGCGCCCAGTCGGAACTGCTCGACTGGAACGGCACCGGTGCCTCCGTAATGGAACTGTCCCACCGCGGCAAGGATTTCATGGCCCTGGCGGCCAGTGCCGAAGCGCGCCTGCGCAGGCTGATGGCGGTGCCCGAGGGCTACACGGTGCTGTTCCTGCAAGGCGGGGCCACGCAGCACTTCGCGCAGATCCCCATGAACCTGGCCGGGGCCGATGCGTCGGCCGATTACATCGTGACGGGCCACTGGGGCGAGAAAGCGGTGCGCGAAGCGTCGCCCTACCTCACCGCCCGCGTGGCCGCCACCTCGGAAGACGCCCGGTACCTGGCCCTGCCGGCGCGAGACACCTGGCAACTCGATCCCCGCGCCGCCTACCTGCACTACACGCCCAACGAGACCATCCACGGCGTGGAGTTCCACGACGTGCCTGACGCGGGCGACGTGCCGTTGGTGGCGGACATGTCGTCGAACATCCTCAGCCGGCCGGTCGACGTATCGCGCTTCGGCCTGATCTACGCCGGTGCGCAGAAGAACATCGGGCCATCCGGCCTGGTGGTGATGATCATCCGCGACGATCTGCTGGCCCGCGAAGGCCGGCCCATGGCGAAGATCTTCCGGTACGCCGAGCACGCCGCCAACGATTCGATGCTCAACACGCCCAACACGTGGGGCTGGTATCTCGCGGGGCTCACGTTCGAGTGGCTGGAAGATCAGGGCGGCCTCGAAGCCATGGGCGAACGCAATGCGCGCAAGGCGGCCACGCTGTATGCCGCGATCGACGGCTCGGGCGGTTTCTATCGCAGTCCGGTGGCGGTGGCATCGCGCTCGCGGATGAACGTGCCTTTCACCCTGCACAACAGTGCGCTGGATGCCGCGTTCCTTACCGAATCCGCCGCGGCGGGTTTGCTGGCCCTCAAGGGGCACAAGGCCGTGGGTGGCATGCGCGCATCGCTGTACAACGCCGTGCCGCAGTACGCCGTGGATGTGCTGGTGAACTTCATGCGGGACTTTACGGCGCGTCACGGTTAA
- the pgsA gene encoding CDP-diacylglycerol--glycerol-3-phosphate 3-phosphatidyltransferase, giving the protein MRINLPTWLTLFRVLLLPVMVVVFYLPFRGASLTAALVFVLAAFTDWLDGYLARRMNLTSAFGAFLDPVADKLMVAVTLFLLVQSHPGGWQGILLAVTAAVIVGREISVSALREWMAEIGARSRVKVAFLGKLKTTMQMVALVVLLLQHDAETLRLYHIGEALLVIAGILTIWSGLDYLRAAWPALRGDAEAVNKNEKKPLQGG; this is encoded by the coding sequence ATGCGCATCAACCTTCCCACCTGGCTGACCCTGTTCCGCGTGCTCCTGCTGCCGGTCATGGTCGTCGTCTTCTACCTGCCGTTCCGCGGCGCCAGCCTGACGGCGGCACTGGTCTTCGTGCTGGCCGCCTTCACCGACTGGCTGGACGGTTACCTGGCCCGGCGCATGAACCTGACCTCGGCGTTCGGGGCATTCCTGGACCCGGTGGCGGACAAGCTGATGGTCGCCGTCACGTTGTTCCTGCTGGTGCAGTCGCACCCTGGCGGTTGGCAGGGCATCCTGCTGGCGGTCACGGCCGCCGTCATCGTCGGCCGGGAAATCAGCGTTTCCGCGCTGCGCGAGTGGATGGCCGAGATCGGCGCGCGCTCGCGGGTCAAGGTCGCCTTCCTCGGCAAGCTGAAGACCACGATGCAGATGGTGGCCCTCGTGGTCCTGCTGCTGCAGCACGACGCCGAGACGCTGCGCCTGTACCACATCGGCGAGGCCCTGCTGGTCATCGCCGGCATCCTCACGATCTGGTCCGGGCTGGATTATCTGCGCGCCGCATGGCCGGCCCTGCGTGGCGACGCCGAGGCGGTCAACAAAAATGAAAAAAAACCGCTGCAAGGTGGTTGA
- the infA gene encoding translation initiation factor IF-1 — MAKDDVIEMEGTIQETLPNTMFRVQLENGHVIIAHISGRMRKHYIRILTGDKVKVEMTPYDLTKGRITYRMK, encoded by the coding sequence ATGGCAAAAGACGACGTCATCGAAATGGAAGGCACGATCCAGGAGACCCTTCCCAACACCATGTTCCGCGTGCAGCTCGAGAACGGGCACGTCATCATTGCCCATATTTCCGGCCGCATGCGCAAGCATTACATCCGCATCCTCACCGGCGACAAGGTGAAGGTAGAGATGACCCCGTACGACCTGACCAAGGGTCGTATCACCTACCGTATGAAGTAA
- the kdsB gene encoding 3-deoxy-manno-octulosonate cytidylyltransferase — protein sequence MADKLPPFVVVVPARFGSTRLPGKPLLKIAGESMIRRVAARAGQAGAAQVVVATDDDRVATELRGCGDLLVCMTRTDHASGSDRIAETVAHFGWPDDTIVVNLQGDEPFAPAAGIRAVVATLAGDDAPMATLATPIVHADEFFDPNIVKVVRSQNGRALYFTRAPAPWARDEFARDRGVLPPGLPFLRHIGIYAYRAGFLRRLAALPRTPLEQLESLEQLRALEHGHAISVQPTPEPFPPGIDTAEDMERAERWVATQAG from the coding sequence ATGGCTGACAAACTCCCCCCGTTCGTCGTCGTCGTCCCGGCGCGGTTCGGCTCCACCCGACTGCCGGGCAAGCCGCTGCTGAAGATCGCCGGCGAATCGATGATCCGGCGGGTGGCGGCAAGGGCAGGGCAGGCCGGCGCCGCGCAGGTGGTGGTCGCCACGGACGACGACCGCGTGGCGACCGAGTTGCGCGGTTGCGGCGACCTGCTGGTCTGCATGACCCGGACGGACCACGCCTCGGGCAGCGACCGCATCGCCGAGACCGTAGCTCACTTCGGCTGGCCCGACGACACCATCGTGGTGAACCTGCAGGGCGACGAGCCCTTCGCTCCCGCCGCCGGCATCCGTGCGGTGGTGGCCACGCTGGCGGGGGACGACGCACCCATGGCCACCCTGGCGACCCCTATCGTGCATGCCGACGAATTCTTCGACCCGAATATCGTCAAGGTGGTGCGCAGCCAGAACGGTCGCGCGCTGTATTTCACCCGCGCACCGGCGCCCTGGGCCCGGGACGAGTTCGCCCGGGACCGGGGCGTGCTGCCACCCGGCCTGCCGTTCCTGCGCCACATCGGCATCTACGCGTATCGGGCCGGCTTCCTGCGCCGGCTGGCGGCCCTGCCGCGCACCCCGCTGGAGCAACTGGAGTCGCTGGAACAGCTGCGCGCCCTGGAGCACGGCCACGCCATTTCGGTCCAGCCCACGCCGGAGCCGTTCCCGCCCGGGATCGACACGGCCGAGGATATGGAGCGGGCCGAGCGCTGGGTGGCGACGCAGGCCGGGTAA
- the pheA gene encoding prephenate dehydratase, protein MSKTPTDKQATLIEARTRIDSIDQQLQSLISERARWAQQVGRAKGPLKAAVEYYRPEREAQVLRGVIDRNDGPLPNGELVRLFREIMSSCLSQQQPLKIGFLGPEGTFSEQAVRKHFGHAAYGLPLGSIEEVFQEVAAGNADFGVVPVENSGQGMIQMTLDMFLVSKATICGEVELRVHQNLLSLDGELKEIKRVYSHPQSLQQCQGWLRVNLPNAERIPVSSNAEAARTAKLSPESAAIAGETAGRVYGLKTIAGPIEDRSDNTTRFLVIGRSIFPPSGNDRTSLLVSVRDKPGALYDVLSPLAQHGISMNRIESRPAHTGKWQYAFFIDVSGHVNDDAMKAALDEMKPAAADVRVLGSYPVALP, encoded by the coding sequence ATGAGCAAGACCCCCACCGATAAGCAAGCCACGCTGATCGAAGCGCGTACGCGCATCGACAGCATCGACCAGCAACTGCAGTCGCTCATCAGCGAGCGCGCCCGTTGGGCACAGCAGGTCGGCCGGGCCAAGGGCCCGTTGAAGGCGGCGGTGGAGTATTACCGACCCGAGCGCGAGGCCCAGGTGCTGCGTGGCGTAATCGACCGCAACGACGGCCCGCTGCCCAACGGCGAGCTGGTGCGGTTGTTCCGCGAGATCATGTCGTCGTGCCTGTCGCAGCAGCAGCCGCTGAAGATCGGCTTCCTCGGCCCCGAGGGCACGTTCAGCGAGCAGGCCGTGCGCAAGCACTTCGGCCATGCCGCCTACGGCTTGCCGCTGGGCAGCATCGAGGAAGTCTTCCAGGAAGTGGCTGCCGGCAATGCCGATTTCGGCGTGGTACCGGTGGAAAATTCCGGGCAGGGCATGATCCAGATGACGCTGGACATGTTCCTCGTCTCCAAGGCCACCATCTGCGGCGAGGTGGAACTGCGTGTCCACCAGAACCTGCTCTCGCTCGACGGCGAGCTGAAAGAAATCAAGCGCGTCTACTCGCACCCGCAGTCGTTGCAGCAATGCCAGGGCTGGCTGCGCGTGAACCTGCCCAACGCCGAGCGCATTCCCGTTTCGAGCAACGCCGAGGCCGCACGAACGGCCAAGCTGTCACCGGAATCCGCCGCCATCGCCGGCGAGACGGCCGGCCGCGTGTATGGCCTGAAGACCATCGCAGGCCCGATCGAAGACCGCTCGGACAACACCACGCGGTTCCTCGTCATCGGTCGCTCGATCTTCCCGCCCTCGGGCAACGATCGCACGTCGCTGCTGGTGTCCGTGCGTGACAAGCCCGGCGCGCTGTACGACGTGCTCAGCCCGCTGGCGCAGCACGGCATCAGCATGAACCGTATCGAGTCGCGCCCGGCGCATACGGGTAAGTGGCAGTACGCGTTCTTTATCGACGTGTCGGGCCATGTGAACGATGACGCGATGAAGGCCGCCCTCGACGAGATGAAGCCGGCCGCCGCCGACGTGCGCGTACTCGGTTCCTATCCGGTCGCCTTGCCGTGA
- a CDS encoding LapA family protein — MPLVIVVASVVSLLAAAMLYGGWTVYQSRYALREWRQRSERAEQQVASLERHLGALVKVIHHKGGGVVQRYYEISALRFLLMKQHPSAWDARSSIPQWLRAHSEFLHDLAEQSRRVGTTEEMRRRIEAVRIGHGEELASYTLPVDVDPPTASSPTEDSAHDSALVAEAERQALFYFLQVATALAFSGRFVSAEHGGRGSALAGVEHMCDEAAKILHGQTAAVADRALAVVAAADALSETLGTAWLAGAAAAKPTPSKRQLDDLKTSVRGSIGGGSGAAGSASYGTIGSIA; from the coding sequence ATGCCTCTGGTCATCGTTGTCGCCTCCGTCGTCTCCCTTCTCGCCGCCGCCATGTTGTACGGCGGCTGGACGGTCTACCAATCGCGCTACGCGCTTCGGGAATGGCGTCAGCGATCCGAACGTGCGGAGCAGCAGGTCGCGTCCCTGGAGCGCCACCTTGGTGCTCTTGTAAAGGTGATCCACCACAAGGGTGGGGGCGTCGTGCAGCGTTATTACGAAATCAGCGCCCTTCGTTTCCTGTTGATGAAGCAGCATCCTTCTGCATGGGACGCTCGCTCAAGTATTCCTCAATGGCTGCGTGCCCACAGCGAGTTCCTGCATGATCTTGCCGAGCAGTCGAGACGCGTCGGGACGACGGAGGAGATGCGCCGACGGATTGAAGCGGTGCGCATCGGGCATGGTGAAGAGCTTGCCTCCTACACCCTGCCGGTCGATGTCGATCCACCGACGGCATCATCTCCTACGGAGGATTCGGCGCACGATAGTGCTTTGGTGGCGGAGGCTGAGCGCCAGGCCTTGTTTTACTTTCTGCAAGTGGCCACCGCGCTGGCCTTTTCCGGCCGGTTTGTGTCTGCTGAGCATGGCGGTCGGGGATCCGCGTTGGCAGGTGTGGAGCACATGTGCGATGAAGCGGCGAAAATCCTCCATGGGCAGACGGCAGCCGTCGCGGACCGCGCACTGGCTGTGGTGGCCGCGGCTGACGCGTTGAGTGAAACGCTGGGCACGGCCTGGCTCGCAGGCGCCGCGGCGGCCAAACCGACGCCATCCAAAAGACAGCTGGATGATCTCAAGACATCCGTTCGTGGTTCGATCGGTGGCGGATCAGGCGCCGCTGGCTCGGCCAGTTATGGCACGATCGGGAGCATCGCGTAG